From the Gossypium hirsutum isolate 1008001.06 chromosome A02, Gossypium_hirsutum_v2.1, whole genome shotgun sequence genome, the window ttagtccccgccaatgtgctgcgttttaatggaaaggaataattgttgtttcggtcccccaacgtttcacgcgcgtacaattaagtcccttttctttgttttcatttcaaattggccccacaactttgtttttaattcaattttagtccttttttttcgttgatttttatatctttattaaatatccttgttacttttatattattagtattattagtattaccattattattattattatgtattagtatatatttttattatgtacgtgtatacatatatattttcatatttaatatttttatttcactttattttaatattttattaatgttatgtttgtttcttttatattccaatgttatcattattattattattattatttttattagtttatgctttgttatatatttatatatttataatacgtatatatacttgatatatttgtatatacctcggtaatattattactagtttttaatatacgcatatattacctaaatattttagtattatgtatattcttcatgtattatatatatgtgttcttaatactatactttatttgtgtcatgtttttttatgttgtattattatattttaatattatattatataattatatatacatatatcttttatatatattatcattgtatatattttaatattattagttatatttttcttttacactattatacacatatttctaatattatattgtatatactactgtttatatatatatatgtatgtatgtatttatgtagtgtacaaaatagttttattattattcttatcatttctaaggtatgcatATACTGTATATGTTCTATGCGTGTTGTATGGATTTTTAATAttgctatatatacatatatcatcgtACGCAcgcattcttaatattattattacgtgtatacattcattattttcatttcgtGTTCAATTCCATTATTACATTATACCTTCATCTTTTCTAATATTGTTGTCACCTCGATTATCTGTTTCAATATATTCCTAGCTCTTTCATTTAtggatttttatttcatattattttactttgcattatttcgaaaatattcttattcatgatttaaatcaatttcaataatcaaggaaatgtaccgatttaacattaagtcatcgagttcatcgctatgttgggtgaacgtcaattgactcgtgttaaaaaggcatacccttctcaaaaaccggaataaactaaaatttctcgttttttttggatcataactaaactttacattgagttcgcatttttgaaaattaagacaacatgtgtttaacgagataccaattttggacgtcgcgagggtgctaataccttcctcgcgcgtaaccgactcccgaaccctaattttctctggattttcacgcagacctaaaattacctctttttagaaaagcttaaaaataaagttttctaaaaaaggagaattttgtaggtgtccgatcacacctaggaaaaggatcggtggcgactccctctttattttaaaatcaaacttcagttttcaaactttttcactagattgccacaattagcgaccaagctaagctaaaatttttacgtcgctacagacCTACGGCACCTTCCCCGCCGTCTCCTGTCAAGCCATTTCCTCCTTCACCGCCACCACCAACCACTCCTCCTCCTCCTCCGTCTTCTTCTTCGCCTGCACCTGTGAGAGACCAGAATGTGATCAGTTTGGAGTTTCAGAGGAAAAAGGCAAAGGAACTGCAAGATTACTTTAAGCAGAAGAAGCTTGAGGAATCAAATCAAGGGCCTTTCTTTGGCTTCATTGGAAAGAATGAGATTGGTAATGGAAGGTATTTAACGCAATATCCTCTTCATTCTTTTCTTATTGTTTAACACGATGTCAATTGATACCACCAAATAGCACTTTCCAAATACCGGACTAAATTCTACAGGGACCGTAGGCAAATTTTaacctatttctattattaacATCCAAGCAAATAACTTGCTATATGATGACTGGTTTTTGGCGATGTTGGTGTACTTGTAGATGGGCAATGTTCGGTTTTGCTGTCGGGATGCTAACGGAGTACGCGACCGGATCGAACTTTGTCGATCAAGTAAAGATCATACTCTCGAATTTCGGGATTATCGATTTGGATTGAAACTCTTTTCCTTGTAACTTTAAATGCTATTTATGTACATTTTTTTTATGATCCAATGTTGTTTTTTTGGTTAACTTGACAAAGTAGTTTACTGTTTTTTTTTGGTTCATCATTGAATTATAACAAGCTATATCCAAAAAGTTCATATTCGAGTCCTTAGGTTGGAGTTAAGTTGGATATAGGAGATGGGATCAGTTGGTTAGCTATGTCAAACATTATTCGACGTAGTTTAATCATGCAAGAATTAACCAAAAAAACAACAGCATATATATAGCCTGCATTGCCTTTTGCTTAAAAGTGCTTGGATTAGGTTTGGGCCCAGCTCAATTTAGATTAATTTTCggaaaatgagtttatttatttttacctaAGTTGACCCCAATTTAAGAAAGATAAATTTCGATTCTAGtccatatttgatttttattaaattaatttttatttaaaaattaaatttttaaaaaatataatatattaaaaaaatattaaaataaaaaattctaccacattaaaacatatttatattaaaaaaactatcataaacataataaatattttattgtattaaatataaattttaaaattttatattttgggctgAGTTatttagttaggtaatttttttggggttttgaataatgaatttaattgttattagACTAGtggtttaatataaatatatataaatattatttaaaatgtataattaatataatatttttataagataatataTTCGGATTAGGTTGGGCT encodes:
- the LOC107952459 gene encoding light-harvesting complex-like protein OHP2, chloroplastic, which produces MSMASSIPYIKIPNTSSSSSAAASSTCCRLCTTAKPYIVTIRSSQSEGPLRRPSANPTCNEPQEPFPPSPPPPTTPPPPPSSSSPAPVRDQNVISLEFQRKKAKELQDYFKQKKLEESNQGPFFGFIGKNEIGNGRWAMFGFAVGMLTEYATGSNFVDQVKIILSNFGIIDLD